The Miscanthus floridulus cultivar M001 chromosome 7, ASM1932011v1, whole genome shotgun sequence genome includes a region encoding these proteins:
- the LOC136465736 gene encoding uncharacterized protein, with amino-acid sequence MATTSGDHTASGGGVGCTSGEESACSTPFVSALMPSSPTRDPSFSDVGCFYSAPMSPACCGPGTVDEDDGCELGFNFDFSLRCPSPTTVVMSSADELFHNSQIQPMWLTSFLLRPQALPPLDRDVPLPPLPSPHERGRLYRSLPMPRRYHCLSLFHACWLSPSSSPAPVTKSMEPAAAGEAEAASSASRSSSSSSSASSASSSSSSRSYYRMWDLYL; translated from the exons ATGGCCACCACCTCCGGCGACCACACTGCCAGTGGCGGCGGCGTTGGATGCACAAGTGGGGAGGAAAGCGCGTGCTCCACACCCTTCGTAAGCGCGCT CATGCCATCTAGCCCCACCCGTGACCCGTCGTTCTCCGATGTCGGCTGCTTCTACAGCGCACCGATGAGCCCCGCGTGCTGCGGCCCTGGCACTGTGGATGAGGACGATGGCTGTGAGCTAGGATTCAACTTTGACTTCTCCTTGCGCTGCCCATCTCCCACCACGGTGGTGATGTCCTCTGCCGACGAGCTCTTCCACAATAGCCAAATccaaccaatgtggctcacgTCCTTCCTGCTCCGTCCGCAGGCGCTCCCGCCTCTCGACAGAGACGTCCCCCTACCACCGCTGCCATCACCGCATGAGCGTGGCCGTCTCTACCGGAGCCTGCCTATGCCCCGCCGGTACCACTGCCTCTCCCTATTCCACGCCTGCTGGCTATCGCCATCGTCATCGCCTGCCCCGGTGACAAAGTCCATGGAGCCAGCAGCGGCGGGCGAGGCCGAGGCGGCCTCATCGGCGTCACgatcatcatcgtcctcctcatcggcgtcctctgcttcctcctcctcgtcgtcaagAAGCTACTACCGCATGTGGGATCTCTATTTGTAG